From Elaeis guineensis isolate ETL-2024a chromosome 16, EG11, whole genome shotgun sequence, a single genomic window includes:
- the LOC105059345 gene encoding pentatricopeptide repeat-containing protein At5g66520, with product MKILHDAHLSWKELGAKDDMRERAASSPALATALARLIHRCQSLRELRQIHAHITTSPHLDPRTAASLLSRLLFFCATSPAGSLPYASALFRRLPSPTLSAYNAMIRAYAMPSSPLIPLSLYVQMLAAGVRPDHLTFPFLFKHCSLRLDSAAGRSLHAHVSKLGLHLDIFVQNAMIYMYSTCGLVDSARRLFEEMPHRDVVSWNSILIGYLRCGELDLALHLFLDMKERNTRTWNSIITGFAQGGRSREALALFHEMQHSANECAKPDKVTVASVVSACASLGALDQGKWVHGYLKRHGLEFDVVIGTALIDMYGKCGCVERAVEVFQEMPNKDVLAWTAMISAFAIHGLGEEAFGLLEEMERHGTKPNYVTFGALLSACAHAGLVEKGWWCFNVMKQIYLIEPQLQHYACMVDLLGRAGLFEEAERLIRSMPMEPDSYVWGALLGACRMHGNVELGERVAGYLIGLDPLNHAFYIILSDIYAKANRFKNVKKVRSVMKECWIKKTAPGCSMIEVDGQVLEFSAKGAPENLMMEIEWALNGINGELKSTGYLTINDEELLESPWSC from the coding sequence ATGAAAATATTGCATGATGCCCACCTTTCATGGAAAGAACTTGGTGCGAAGGATGACATGCGCGAGCGCGCGGCTTCCTCTCCCGCCCTGGCGACCGCCCTCGCCCGCCTCATACACCGATGTCAGAGCCTGCGCGAGCTCCGCCAAATCCACGCCCACATCACCACCTCCCCCCACCTCGACCCCCGCACCGCCGCTTCCCTCCTTTCCCGCCTCCTCTTCTTCTGCGCCACCTCCCCCGCCGGCTCCCTCCCCTACGCCTCCGCCCTCTTCCGCCGCCTGCCCTCCCCGACCCTCTCCGCCTACAATGCTATGATCCGAGCGTACGCCATGCCCTCCTCCCCTCTCATCCCTCTCTCCCTCTACGTCCAAATGCTCGCCGCTGGTGTCCGTCCCGACCACCTCACCTTTCCCTTCCTCTTCAAGCATTGCTCCCTTCGCCTCGACTCCGCCGCCGGCAGGAGCCTCCATGCCCACGTCTCGAAGTTGGGCCTCCATTTGGACATCTTCGTTCAAAATGCCATGATCTATATGTACTCGACCTGTGGACTCGTCGATTCCGCGCGGAGGTTGTTCGAAGAAATGCCCCACAGAGATGTAGTCTCTTGGAACTCGATTTTGATAGGGTATTTGAGGTGCGGGGAGCTCGACTTGGCTCTGCATCTGTTTCTGGACATGAAGGAGAGGAATACAAGAACTTGGAACTCGATCATAACTGGGTTTGCACAGGGTGGCCGGTCGAGGGAGGCATTGGCTTTGTTCCATGAGATGCAGCACTCGGCCAATGAATGTGCTAAGCCTGACAAGGTGACGGTTGCCAGTGTAGTCTCGGCATGTGCTTCACTGGGAGCTCTGGACCAGGGGAAATGGGTGCATGGTTACTTGAAGAGGCATGGGCTGGAGTTTGATGTCGTGATTGGAACCGCATTGATAGACATGTATGGAAAATGTGGGTGTGTGGAGAGAGCTGTGGAGGTCTTCCAGGAGATGCCCAACAAAGATGTCTTGGCTTGGACTGCAATGATCTCTGCATTTGCCATCCATGGGCTTGGAGAAGAGGCTTTTGGTCTTCTAGAAGAGATGGAGAGGCATGGGACAAAGCCTAATTATGTGACTTTTGGTGCACTTCTAAGTGCTTGTGCTCATGCCGGCCTGGTAGAAAAAGGCTGGTGGTGTTTCAATGTGATGAAACAAATCTACTTGATTGAACCTCAGTTGCAGCATTATGCTTGCATGGTTGATTTGCTTGGCCGAGCAGGGttatttgaagaggctgaaagacTGATCAGAAGTATGCCTATGGAGCCAGACTCGTATGTTTGGGGGGCATTGCTTGGGGCATGCAGGATGCATGGAAATGTGGAGCTCGGAGAAAGGGTGGCTGGTTATTTGATTGGCTTAGATCCTCTGAACCATGCATTCTATATAATTCTTTCAGATATATATGCAAAGGCTAACAGGTTTAAGAATGTAAAGAAAGTTAGATCTGTCATGAAAGAGTGCTGGATAAAGAAAACTGCACCTGGTTGCAGTATGATTGAAGTTGATGGACAGGTGCTTGAGTTTTCAGCAAAAGGGGCACCTGAGAACTTGATGATGGAAATAGAGTGGGCGTTGAATGGAATCAATGGCGAGCTGAAGTCCACAGGTTACTTGACCATTAATGATGAGGAATTGTTAGAAAGCCCTTGGTCTTGTTAA